Proteins encoded together in one Exiguobacterium sp. BMC-KP window:
- the yyaC gene encoding spore protease YyaC, with the protein MNFRFHSHEPKPYSFFLEYTEPFAKERLAEQLFEQVSAVQEKRPIVLVCIGSDRSTGDSLGPLVGTFLEKQAPAHLHVYGTLAKPVHALNLAETIHSIQTTHYRPLVIAIDACLGRLSSVGHVFFSEGPLAPGAGVQKELPAVGDFNIKAVVNVSGFMEMMILQNTRLHLVYELAELVANSFHLLDAKLSAESTRTTISFTPRSM; encoded by the coding sequence ATGAATTTCCGCTTTCATTCGCACGAGCCCAAGCCCTATTCTTTCTTTTTAGAATATACGGAACCGTTCGCGAAAGAACGCTTAGCCGAACAACTATTCGAACAAGTCTCCGCTGTCCAAGAAAAACGTCCGATCGTACTCGTCTGTATTGGTTCTGATCGTTCGACGGGCGACTCGCTCGGTCCACTCGTCGGGACATTTCTTGAAAAACAAGCACCTGCTCATCTCCACGTCTACGGCACACTCGCTAAACCTGTCCATGCACTCAATCTCGCTGAAACGATTCACTCGATCCAAACGACACATTACCGGCCACTCGTCATTGCGATCGATGCGTGTCTCGGTCGACTTTCAAGCGTCGGACATGTCTTCTTCTCAGAAGGTCCACTTGCACCAGGAGCTGGCGTCCAAAAAGAATTACCCGCGGTCGGTGATTTCAACATTAAGGCTGTCGTCAACGTCAGTGGGTTCATGGAGATGATGATTCTCCAGAATACACGCCTACATCTCGTTTATGAATTAGCAGAACTTGTCGCGAACAGTTTCCACTTACTTGATGCGAAACTATCCGCTGAATCCACACGGACGACGATTTCCTTTACACCGCGTTCGATGTAA
- the rpsF gene encoding 30S ribosomal protein S6: protein MRKYEVLYIIRPELDEEARKATVERFNKVLTDNGGTVDKTTEMGKRRFAYEINDMREGFYVLLNVSAEPAATKELDRLMKISDDIVRLMITKDEK, encoded by the coding sequence ATGCGTAAATACGAAGTACTTTACATCATCCGTCCGGAACTTGATGAGGAAGCACGCAAAGCAACAGTGGAGCGTTTTAACAAAGTCCTCACTGATAACGGTGGTACAGTTGATAAAACAACTGAAATGGGTAAACGTCGTTTCGCTTACGAAATCAATGATATGCGTGAAGGGTTCTACGTTCTTCTTAACGTTTCTGCTGAACCAGCAGCTACAAAAGAACTTGACCGTCTCATGAAGATCAGTGACGATATCGTTCGCTTAATGATCACAAAAGACGAGAAATAA
- the dnaB gene encoding replicative DNA helicase, which produces MSEVMQNMPPQSIEAEQAVLGAIMIDADRLISASERLLPQDFYRASHQRIFEAMLVLSDRGEAIDLVTVTAELSTLGILDEIGGLPYLAELAEGVPTAANINYYVNVVDQKSTLRRLIRTAGEIVTDGYERQNEVDVLLNEAERKILEVSQGKGSASFIPISDVLTSAYATIDKLHKQSGETTGIPTGFQDLDKMTAGFQRNDLIIVAARPSVGKTAFALNISQNVATRADENVAIFSLEMGAEQLVMRMLCAEGNVDAQRLRTGQLEEEDWGKLSLAMSNLSQAGIYIDDTPGIRVNDIRAKCRRLKQEHGLGMIMIDYLQLIQGNGRSSDNRQQEVSEISRSLKSLARELEVPVIALSQLSRGVESRQDKRPMMSDIRESGAIEQDADIVAFLYRDDYYNKETEDANTIEIIIAKQRNGPTGTVKLAFRKEFNKFVDLEPSNSYAPPA; this is translated from the coding sequence ATGAGTGAAGTCATGCAAAATATGCCTCCCCAAAGTATCGAGGCAGAACAAGCCGTCCTAGGGGCGATCATGATTGATGCGGATCGTTTGATCAGTGCATCGGAACGTTTGTTACCGCAGGACTTTTACCGTGCCTCTCACCAACGGATCTTCGAAGCGATGCTCGTGTTGTCCGACCGAGGCGAAGCAATCGACCTCGTCACAGTGACAGCCGAGCTAAGCACGCTTGGGATCTTAGATGAGATCGGTGGTCTACCGTATCTAGCGGAACTAGCCGAAGGTGTACCAACCGCAGCCAACATCAATTACTACGTCAATGTCGTTGATCAGAAGTCGACGCTTCGACGTCTGATTCGGACGGCAGGCGAAATCGTCACTGACGGATATGAGCGACAAAATGAGGTCGATGTCCTGCTGAATGAAGCAGAGCGGAAGATTCTCGAAGTATCACAAGGAAAAGGAAGTGCGAGCTTCATTCCGATCTCGGACGTCTTGACGAGTGCCTATGCAACGATTGATAAATTGCATAAGCAAAGCGGCGAGACGACGGGTATTCCGACAGGTTTCCAAGATCTCGATAAGATGACGGCTGGGTTCCAGCGTAACGATTTAATCATCGTTGCAGCACGTCCATCGGTCGGGAAGACCGCCTTCGCCTTGAATATCTCGCAAAACGTCGCAACACGTGCTGACGAGAATGTCGCCATCTTTAGTCTTGAGATGGGTGCCGAGCAGCTCGTCATGCGGATGCTCTGTGCCGAAGGAAACGTCGACGCCCAGCGTCTGCGGACCGGTCAACTTGAAGAAGAGGACTGGGGTAAGTTATCGCTTGCGATGAGTAATCTCTCTCAAGCCGGTATCTACATCGACGATACACCTGGTATTCGTGTCAACGACATCCGGGCAAAATGCCGTCGTTTGAAGCAGGAGCATGGTCTTGGCATGATCATGATCGATTACTTGCAGTTGATTCAAGGGAATGGTCGCTCAAGCGACAACCGCCAACAAGAGGTTTCGGAAATTTCCCGTTCCTTGAAATCGCTCGCGCGGGAACTCGAAGTCCCTGTCATCGCCCTATCTCAGCTCTCTCGTGGTGTTGAGAGTCGTCAAGATAAGCGACCGATGATGTCGGATATCCGGGAATCGGGAGCGATTGAGCAAGATGCCGATATCGTCGCCTTCTTGTACCGTGACGATTACTACAATAAAGAAACGGAAGATGCGAATACGATTGAGATCATCATTGCGAAACAGCGGAATGGTCCAACCGGTACCGTCAAACTTGCCTTCCGAAAAGAATTCAACAAGTTCGTGGATCTCGAGCCAAGCAACTCGTACGCGCCACCAGCTTAA
- a CDS encoding mechanosensitive ion channel family protein: MATNQDVQESVAQVDKLINQVMDADMWIRFGMKLLIALIIIAAFYVLTRVLTGAVSRLFTIRKINEQDYLAQRQNETLLKLLQNAIRYVLGIVMLLTVLSQFGINITGLVASAGIAGLAISFGAKNLVQDIITGAFIIFERQFKVGDYVRVGVIEGVVTELGIRTTKLKGLNGEIHIIPNGQILQVTNYSVDNSFALVDVQVSYDEDLERVEQVLHEIADRTTKKYIDMFVEPIQMLGVQTLGPSEVVYRLMAEVPPMQHFQAGRLIRKELKQGLEEENIKIPYPRMVMMNPEQKNGGQTDDSKNVSTP, translated from the coding sequence ATGGCTACCAATCAAGATGTACAAGAATCCGTCGCCCAAGTCGATAAACTAATCAATCAAGTAATGGATGCGGATATGTGGATTCGTTTTGGGATGAAACTACTGATTGCGCTCATCATCATCGCGGCGTTCTATGTATTAACGCGCGTTTTGACTGGGGCAGTCTCACGTCTCTTTACGATTAGGAAAATCAATGAACAGGACTATTTGGCGCAACGTCAGAACGAGACCCTGCTGAAGCTGCTCCAAAATGCAATCCGTTATGTGCTTGGAATCGTCATGTTGTTGACGGTACTCAGTCAATTCGGAATCAATATCACCGGTCTTGTCGCCAGTGCCGGAATCGCCGGTCTTGCGATTTCGTTCGGTGCGAAGAACTTAGTGCAAGATATCATTACCGGAGCGTTCATCATCTTCGAACGGCAGTTTAAAGTCGGAGATTATGTACGCGTCGGTGTGATCGAAGGTGTCGTAACGGAACTCGGGATTCGGACGACGAAATTAAAAGGACTCAATGGTGAGATCCACATCATCCCGAACGGTCAGATTTTGCAAGTCACGAACTATTCGGTCGACAACAGCTTTGCGCTCGTTGATGTTCAAGTCTCATATGACGAAGATCTCGAACGTGTCGAACAAGTCTTGCATGAGATTGCGGACCGGACGACGAAGAAGTATATCGATATGTTCGTCGAACCGATTCAAATGCTCGGCGTCCAGACGCTTGGTCCTTCTGAAGTTGTCTATCGTTTGATGGCAGAAGTACCACCGATGCAGCATTTCCAAGCGGGTCGTCTCATTCGTAAGGAATTGAAGCAAGGACTAGAAGAAGAGAACATCAAGATCCCGTATCCACGGATGGTCATGATGAATCCAGAACAAAAGAATGGTGGACAGACTGATGATTCCAAAAACGTATCAACTCCATGA
- the rplI gene encoding 50S ribosomal protein L9 — protein sequence MKVIFLQDVKGQGKAGDVKDVADAYANNVLFKKKLARPATTGNLKQHEAHERKAAEEAKQNLLDAQALKEKIEKETIVVSTKAGEGGRVFGSVTSKQIAEALKSMGYKIDKRKIELEHPIKALGFTKVPLKLHNEVTATLNVQVKEA from the coding sequence ATGAAGGTTATTTTCTTACAAGATGTAAAAGGACAAGGTAAAGCAGGAGACGTCAAAGACGTCGCCGATGCTTATGCAAATAACGTACTCTTCAAGAAAAAGTTGGCGCGTCCTGCGACGACTGGCAACTTGAAACAACATGAAGCGCACGAACGTAAAGCAGCAGAAGAAGCAAAACAGAACTTACTTGACGCGCAAGCGTTAAAAGAAAAGATCGAAAAAGAGACGATCGTCGTTTCGACGAAAGCCGGAGAAGGCGGTCGCGTCTTTGGTTCGGTCACAAGCAAACAGATTGCTGAAGCACTCAAGAGCATGGGCTACAAGATCGATAAACGCAAAATCGAGCTCGAGCATCCGATCAAGGCACTCGGCTTTACGAAAGTACCATTGAAGTTACACAACGAAGTGACAGCGACGCTGAACGTTCAGGTCAAAGAGGCGTGA
- the ssb gene encoding single-stranded DNA-binding protein yields MINRVVLVGRLTRDPEMRYTQSGIAVTRFTLACDRPFTGQDGKREADFIDCVVWRKQAENVAQYLKKGSLAGVEGRLQISSYDDKEGQRRYRAEVVADSVRFLESRNASRSSDGSEGYASSTGGNGNAAGWGSQQQQNNSSSPAPASSNSGFGADPFSGGSSIDLSDDDLPF; encoded by the coding sequence ATGATTAACCGCGTCGTTTTAGTCGGTCGGTTAACTCGTGACCCGGAAATGCGTTATACGCAGAGCGGGATTGCGGTAACGCGATTCACACTCGCATGTGACCGTCCTTTCACAGGGCAAGATGGGAAGCGAGAAGCTGATTTCATCGATTGCGTCGTTTGGCGCAAGCAAGCAGAGAACGTTGCTCAGTATTTGAAGAAGGGTAGTCTTGCTGGTGTAGAGGGTCGCCTCCAGATTAGCAGCTACGACGATAAAGAAGGGCAACGCCGTTACCGTGCGGAAGTCGTCGCTGATAGCGTCCGCTTCCTTGAGTCACGTAACGCGAGCCGTTCATCGGATGGTAGCGAAGGCTACGCTTCATCTACTGGTGGAAACGGGAATGCTGCAGGATGGGGTTCACAGCAACAGCAGAACAACTCTTCCTCGCCAGCACCCGCTTCATCGAATTCGGGCTTCGGCGCTGATCCGTTCAGCGGCGGTAGTTCGATCGACCTTTCAGATGACGATCTCCCGTTCTAA
- a CDS encoding DUF951 domain-containing protein — protein sequence MIPKTYQLHDYVEMKKQHPCGTNRWQIIRVGMDIRIKCQGCGASILMPRRDFDKRLKKVLPE from the coding sequence ATGATTCCAAAAACGTATCAACTCCATGATTATGTTGAGATGAAGAAGCAGCATCCATGTGGTACGAACCGATGGCAAATCATCCGGGTCGGCATGGATATCCGAATCAAATGTCAAGGTTGTGGGGCGAGCATCTTGATGCCGCGACGTGATTTTGATAAACGGTTGAAAAAAGTCTTACCAGAGTGA
- a CDS encoding ParB/RepB/Spo0J family partition protein: protein MNELPIRAIRPNPTQPRKRFNEKALEELAQSLVRHGMIQPIVVRPRDGYYEIIAGERRYQAASRAGLKRVPVLVIEADETRMMELALIENIQRADLSAIEEAMAYAEMIEEFGITQAQLAERVGKSRSHITNSLRLLQLPLLVQQAVMDERLSMGHARALLSLKHPKKIEQMAERVMAENWNVRRLEQALRERKESVRPQQATAVQFVEESLREKYGATVRIKQGKQSGKLEIDFVDEDDLNRLLDLLLPELDQ, encoded by the coding sequence GTGAACGAATTACCTATTCGGGCGATTCGCCCGAATCCGACTCAACCTCGGAAACGATTCAATGAAAAAGCATTAGAAGAGTTAGCCCAATCGCTAGTCCGGCACGGGATGATTCAACCGATCGTTGTCCGACCGCGTGATGGTTACTATGAGATCATCGCCGGCGAACGGCGTTATCAGGCGGCGAGTCGCGCAGGACTTAAACGTGTACCGGTTCTTGTGATCGAAGCAGACGAGACACGCATGATGGAACTCGCACTGATTGAAAATATCCAGCGGGCGGATTTATCGGCGATTGAAGAGGCGATGGCCTATGCAGAGATGATCGAGGAATTCGGCATCACGCAAGCACAGCTTGCGGAGCGTGTCGGCAAAAGTCGTTCGCACATTACGAACAGTCTTCGGTTACTGCAATTACCGCTCCTCGTTCAACAAGCTGTGATGGACGAACGGTTATCGATGGGGCACGCCCGCGCGCTCCTGTCATTAAAGCATCCGAAGAAGATCGAGCAGATGGCGGAACGTGTCATGGCTGAGAACTGGAATGTCCGTCGGTTGGAGCAGGCACTTCGGGAGCGGAAGGAATCGGTCCGTCCGCAGCAGGCGACGGCCGTTCAATTCGTCGAAGAATCACTTCGAGAAAAGTACGGTGCGACGGTCCGGATTAAACAAGGGAAACAGTCAGGGAAACTGGAGATCGATTTTGTAGATGAAGACGATCTCAACCGATTGCTCGACTTGTTATTGCCCGAATTAGATCAATAA
- a CDS encoding DHH family phosphoesterase, translated as MESGQQVSPERERRIVRFIPYLLIVGLLLVVAVREPIISAIGAVVTALLFGLHLFEERRARRAWEMYVAGISMQVEETGQDALTNMPIGILLYDEETLVTWFNDPMREIFDDVSMGQTLNELDPLFIEMVATNEDQATLEIGDAVYRVFSNHENRTFYLFDMTEEAQVEQQLVDNQTVIGVIYLDNYDEMTQGIEDQLRSELNSRVTQLLNHWAAEHGTYIKRTASDRYFIVTTEENLRILERSKFTILDTVREETSQRGVQLTLSIGIGCGSDPIPALGLMAQSSLDLALGRGGDQVVIKRDGKVRFYGGKTNPTEKRTRVRARVIANSLRDLMQESSRVLIMGHRNPDMDSLGSSIGILKLAEMNDKEAHIVLPPEEIGRGIRRMMDEIAEVPQLETRFVNAFQADQLIDDQTLLVVVDTHKPSLVVVPTLLDRFEHMVVIDHHRRGEDFIEDAVLVYLEPYASSTSELVTELIEYQPTNQKLSMLEATALLAGIIVDTKGFALRTGSRTFDAASYLRSQGADTVLVQEFLSQDLETYVEQSHILERSEVYTEGMAIATAEPGVIHDQVLIAQAADQLLSLQGIRAAFVIAELQDGRTAISARSLGEVNVQLIMETLGGGGHLTNAATQMSESVITVADALRKAIDQYLEDETKGEESE; from the coding sequence ATGGAGTCAGGTCAACAAGTATCACCGGAACGAGAACGGCGCATCGTTCGCTTCATTCCATATTTATTAATCGTCGGTCTGCTTCTCGTCGTCGCTGTACGTGAACCGATCATCTCTGCCATCGGAGCCGTCGTGACTGCCCTCCTCTTCGGACTGCATCTATTCGAAGAACGCCGTGCACGCAGAGCATGGGAAATGTACGTCGCTGGAATCTCGATGCAAGTCGAGGAGACAGGACAAGATGCGTTAACGAACATGCCAATCGGGATTTTGTTATACGATGAGGAAACGCTCGTCACGTGGTTTAATGATCCGATGCGGGAAATCTTCGATGATGTTTCGATGGGACAGACCCTCAATGAGCTCGATCCCCTATTCATCGAGATGGTTGCGACAAATGAGGATCAAGCGACGCTTGAAATCGGCGATGCCGTGTATCGCGTCTTTTCGAATCATGAGAATCGAACTTTTTATCTATTCGATATGACGGAAGAAGCACAAGTCGAACAACAACTCGTCGATAATCAAACGGTCATCGGTGTCATCTATCTTGATAACTACGATGAGATGACACAAGGTATCGAAGATCAGTTGCGCAGTGAGCTGAACAGTCGGGTTACCCAACTGTTGAATCACTGGGCAGCCGAACACGGAACGTATATCAAACGGACAGCGTCTGATCGGTATTTCATCGTCACGACAGAAGAGAATCTGCGGATCCTCGAACGATCGAAGTTCACGATTCTTGATACGGTTCGGGAAGAGACGAGTCAACGGGGTGTCCAGTTGACATTATCGATCGGAATAGGTTGCGGAAGTGACCCGATTCCAGCACTTGGTCTGATGGCCCAGTCGAGTCTTGATCTTGCGTTAGGACGGGGAGGCGACCAAGTCGTCATCAAACGGGATGGGAAAGTCCGCTTTTATGGCGGGAAGACAAATCCGACAGAAAAACGGACGCGTGTCCGGGCACGTGTCATCGCTAACTCACTTCGCGACTTGATGCAGGAATCGAGTCGTGTCCTAATCATGGGTCACCGGAACCCGGACATGGACTCACTTGGATCATCAATCGGAATCTTGAAGCTTGCGGAAATGAACGATAAGGAAGCTCATATCGTCTTACCGCCAGAAGAAATCGGGCGTGGGATCCGCCGGATGATGGATGAGATCGCTGAGGTACCGCAACTCGAGACACGTTTCGTCAATGCGTTTCAAGCCGATCAATTGATTGACGATCAGACGTTACTCGTCGTCGTCGATACACACAAACCGTCGCTCGTCGTTGTGCCGACGTTACTCGATCGATTCGAGCACATGGTCGTCATTGACCATCACCGGCGTGGTGAGGATTTCATCGAAGATGCGGTCCTCGTCTATCTCGAGCCATACGCGTCGTCGACGTCAGAACTCGTGACTGAGCTGATCGAGTATCAACCGACGAATCAAAAGCTATCGATGCTTGAGGCGACGGCGTTACTTGCCGGAATCATCGTCGATACGAAAGGCTTCGCCCTTCGGACCGGCTCCCGGACGTTCGATGCTGCATCCTACTTGCGTTCACAAGGCGCTGATACGGTACTCGTGCAAGAGTTCCTCAGTCAGGACCTTGAAACGTACGTTGAGCAGTCGCATATTCTCGAGCGATCTGAGGTCTACACGGAAGGGATGGCGATTGCGACAGCAGAACCTGGTGTCATTCACGACCAGGTCTTGATTGCACAAGCAGCCGATCAACTGCTGTCGCTTCAAGGCATCCGTGCCGCTTTCGTCATCGCGGAACTCCAAGATGGACGGACAGCGATCAGTGCTCGTTCACTTGGTGAGGTCAATGTCCAGTTAATCATGGAGACGCTCGGTGGCGGTGGTCATTTGACGAATGCGGCGACGCAGATGTCAGAATCGGTCATCACGGTTGCAGATGCCTTGCGCAAAGCAATCGATCAATATCTAGAAGATGAGACAAAAGGAGAGGAATCAGAATGA
- the noc gene encoding nucleoid occlusion protein yields the protein MRNAFAKLLGKGGQPAAIELDPQETVQELPLTELVANQFQPRTVFDGDRIEELAVTIAEHGLLQPIVVRKQGTGYEIIAGERRYRAVRSLGWETIPAIVKEMTDETTASLALIENLQREDLTPIEEAEAYERLLVLQEITQEMLARKLGRSQSTIANKLRLLRLPTDVREALKQRTITERHARALLPLKDEALQVTVLAEILEREWNVKETERRVERLMTPQPPKKKRHKSFARDTRIALNTLRDSVDMIEQTGLTIEKEEVDCEEYVEVRIRIVKARPE from the coding sequence GTGAGAAATGCATTTGCCAAGCTGCTCGGTAAGGGAGGACAACCTGCTGCGATCGAGCTTGATCCACAAGAGACGGTTCAGGAATTACCATTGACAGAACTTGTCGCGAACCAGTTCCAACCACGGACAGTGTTTGATGGGGACCGAATTGAAGAGCTAGCCGTTACGATCGCAGAGCATGGTTTACTCCAGCCGATCGTCGTTCGAAAACAAGGAACAGGATACGAAATCATTGCTGGAGAACGACGGTATCGAGCAGTGCGCTCGCTTGGTTGGGAAACGATTCCTGCCATCGTCAAAGAGATGACGGACGAGACGACTGCTTCACTAGCATTGATTGAAAATCTGCAACGCGAAGATTTGACACCAATCGAAGAAGCAGAAGCTTATGAGCGCTTGCTTGTGTTACAAGAGATCACGCAAGAAATGTTAGCTCGTAAGCTCGGACGTAGTCAATCGACGATTGCCAACAAGTTGCGTTTGCTTCGATTGCCAACGGATGTCCGTGAAGCATTAAAGCAACGGACGATCACGGAACGTCATGCCCGTGCGCTGTTACCGCTCAAAGATGAAGCGTTACAAGTAACGGTACTCGCTGAAATTCTCGAACGGGAGTGGAACGTCAAAGAGACGGAGCGTCGCGTGGAACGATTGATGACACCACAGCCACCGAAGAAAAAACGTCATAAGAGTTTTGCGCGGGATACACGAATTGCCTTAAACACACTTCGTGATTCCGTTGATATGATTGAGCAGACTGGATTGACGATCGAAAAAGAAGAAGTCGATTGCGAAGAATATGTAGAGGTGCGAATTCGCATCGTGAAGGCACGTCCGGAATAA
- the ychF gene encoding redox-regulated ATPase YchF: MGLTAGIVGLPNVGKSTLFNAITQAGVEAANYPFATIDPNVGVVEVPDARLRKLTELVNPKKTIPTAFEFTDIAGIVKGASKGEGLGNKFLANIREVDAICQVVRCFIDENITHVSGKVSPIDDIETINLELILADLEQVEKRIQRVQKQVKSRDKNAAAELEALEIVLALLEDEKPARLAELNEDQAAIVKHFQLLTMKPMLYVANVGEDEVADADSNENVRLVREFAAKEGAEVIVICARIEEEIAELEPEERQEFLVDLGIEESGLDQLIHTAYSTLGLATYFTAGEKEVRAWTFKKGMKAPQCAGVIHSDFERGFIRAEVVAYDDLAAAGNMTTVKEQGRYRSEGKEYVFQDGDVVTFRFNV; this comes from the coding sequence GTGGGATTAACAGCAGGAATCGTTGGCTTACCAAACGTAGGAAAATCAACACTTTTTAACGCCATCACACAAGCAGGTGTAGAGGCGGCGAACTACCCGTTCGCAACAATTGACCCGAACGTCGGTGTCGTTGAAGTACCAGATGCACGTCTTCGGAAATTGACGGAACTCGTCAACCCGAAAAAGACGATCCCGACAGCATTCGAATTCACGGATATCGCTGGTATCGTAAAAGGAGCATCAAAAGGGGAAGGGCTCGGAAATAAATTCCTCGCGAACATTCGTGAAGTAGATGCGATCTGTCAGGTCGTCCGTTGTTTCATTGACGAAAACATCACACACGTTTCAGGAAAAGTCTCACCGATCGATGATATCGAGACGATCAACCTCGAATTGATCCTTGCTGACCTCGAGCAGGTTGAAAAACGGATCCAGCGCGTTCAAAAACAAGTTAAGTCGCGCGATAAAAACGCAGCGGCTGAACTCGAAGCACTTGAAATCGTGTTGGCATTGCTCGAAGACGAGAAACCAGCACGTCTCGCTGAATTGAACGAAGATCAAGCAGCAATCGTCAAACACTTCCAGTTGTTGACGATGAAACCGATGCTTTACGTCGCAAACGTCGGCGAAGATGAAGTCGCAGATGCGGACAGTAACGAGAACGTTCGTCTTGTTCGTGAGTTCGCAGCTAAAGAAGGTGCAGAAGTCATCGTCATCTGTGCACGCATCGAAGAAGAGATTGCGGAGCTTGAGCCAGAAGAACGTCAAGAGTTCCTCGTCGATCTCGGAATCGAAGAGTCAGGTCTTGATCAATTGATCCATACTGCTTACAGCACGCTTGGTCTTGCGACATACTTCACAGCAGGGGAAAAAGAAGTACGCGCTTGGACATTCAAAAAAGGCATGAAGGCTCCACAATGTGCGGGTGTCATCCACTCGGACTTCGAACGTGGATTCATCCGTGCAGAAGTCGTCGCGTATGACGATTTAGCAGCTGCAGGTAACATGACGACAGTCAAGGAACAAGGACGTTACCGTTCAGAAGGTAAGGAATATGTCTTCCAAGACGGCGATGTCGTCACATTCCGCTTCAACGTCTAA
- the rpsR gene encoding 30S ribosomal protein S18, translated as MARRPGGKRRRKVCYFTSNHITHIDYKDVELLKRFISERGKILPRRVTGTSAKYQRPLTIAIKRARQMALIPYVAD; from the coding sequence ATGGCACGTCGTCCAGGTGGAAAACGTCGTCGTAAAGTATGTTACTTCACGTCGAACCACATCACTCATATCGATTATAAAGACGTAGAACTTCTCAAACGTTTCATTTCGGAACGCGGTAAGATTCTTCCACGTCGTGTGACTGGTACTTCAGCGAAATACCAACGTCCACTTACAATCGCAATCAAACGCGCACGTCAAATGGCTTTAATCCCATACGTGGCTGACTGA
- a CDS encoding adenylosuccinate synthase — MSSVVVVGTQWGDEGKGKITDFLSKQADVVARYQGGDNAGHTIVFNNETYKLHLIPSGIFYSDKKCVIGNGLVVNPKSLVKELKYLHDRGVSTDNLLISNRAHVILPYHQLQDQLEEEAKGDAKVGTTLKGIGPCYMDKAARIGIRMADLLDKETFAEKLKIVLDQKNRMFTKMYDAEPIAFDEIFEEYYAYGQEFAKYVCDTSVVVNDSLDHGEKVLFEGAQGVLLDLDHGTYPFVTSSNASAGGVASGVGVGPARIDHVVGVCKAYTSRVGDGPFPTELFDDIGHQIREVGREYGTTTGRPRRVGWFDSVVVRHSRRTSGLTDLALNSIDVLTGLETLKICTSYEFNGKQIDEYPASFRDLEACVPVYEELPGWKEDITGVRRFEDLPLNAQNYVKRIADLTGISLVTFSVGPGREQTVVLRDLYEEA, encoded by the coding sequence ATGTCATCAGTAGTAGTAGTCGGAACACAGTGGGGCGACGAAGGAAAAGGGAAAATTACCGATTTTCTTTCAAAACAAGCCGATGTCGTAGCACGTTATCAAGGTGGAGACAATGCAGGACATACGATCGTATTCAATAACGAGACGTACAAATTGCACTTGATCCCATCAGGTATTTTTTACTCGGATAAGAAATGTGTCATCGGGAACGGTCTTGTCGTTAACCCGAAATCACTCGTCAAGGAATTGAAGTATCTACACGATCGTGGTGTCTCAACGGATAACTTGTTAATTTCGAATCGGGCGCATGTCATCTTGCCGTATCATCAGTTGCAGGATCAGTTAGAAGAAGAAGCGAAAGGCGACGCGAAAGTCGGAACGACGCTAAAAGGAATCGGACCGTGTTACATGGATAAAGCAGCACGAATCGGCATCCGGATGGCAGACTTGCTCGACAAAGAAACGTTCGCTGAGAAGTTGAAGATCGTTCTCGATCAAAAGAACCGGATGTTCACGAAGATGTATGACGCTGAACCTATCGCGTTCGACGAGATCTTCGAAGAGTACTACGCGTATGGACAAGAGTTCGCGAAATACGTCTGCGATACATCCGTCGTCGTCAACGATAGCCTTGATCACGGCGAAAAAGTGTTGTTTGAAGGTGCGCAAGGTGTCTTACTCGACCTTGACCACGGAACGTACCCGTTCGTTACATCATCGAACGCATCTGCCGGTGGTGTCGCATCAGGTGTCGGTGTCGGTCCAGCCCGGATCGACCACGTCGTCGGTGTCTGTAAAGCATACACGTCACGTGTCGGTGATGGTCCGTTCCCAACTGAATTGTTTGATGATATCGGTCATCAAATCCGTGAAGTCGGTCGTGAATACGGTACGACAACAGGACGTCCGCGTCGTGTCGGTTGGTTCGACTCAGTCGTCGTTCGCCACTCACGTCGTACAAGTGGTTTGACGGACCTTGCGCTTAACTCGATCGACGTTTTGACAGGACTTGAAACGTTGAAGATCTGTACATCATACGAATTCAACGGTAAACAGATCGATGAGTACCCAGCAAGCTTCCGTGATCTTGAAGCATGTGTGCCAGTCTACGAAGAACTGCCGGGCTGGAAAGAGGACATCACAGGTGTCCGTCGCTTTGAAGATCTACCATTAAACGCACAGAACTACGTTAAGCGGATTGCAGATCTCACAGGGATCTCACTCGTCACATTCTCGGTCGGACCAGGTCGTGAACAGACAGTCGTCTTACGTGATCTCTACGAAGAAGCATAA